Proteins encoded together in one Vigna angularis cultivar LongXiaoDou No.4 chromosome 5, ASM1680809v1, whole genome shotgun sequence window:
- the LOC108340359 gene encoding uncharacterized protein LOC108340359, with amino-acid sequence MELSEEWKSFFPVGSSTVAPLLLSGSPSLPLGPLLFNPNPNSLSLIFSSTSLQPSLHYTPYLLPSRFLLSSHPSSILPSTASSITSLFSIQQNDASSPFLRNRLHLLTYPHRPYALILFPTGDNDHKLAFFTLRFEDSRFHTQLDTNGDVFYASTGSSHRILNISVNPVTDYDEADGVIGYFLATTLYSVHWFAARHNQILDRPSVVCLGDKMFKTCPVAHACWSPHILEESLVLLESGHLFLFDLECFGFGAGFKGTRLKVPWNDSSKSKVWLSCEFSWHPRILVVAHSDSVFLVDLRLKECSVNCLMKIETLRMYAPDENERFLSLSRAAPDNFYFAVASTSVLLLCDVRKPLVPVLQWVHGIEGPSFMSVLRLSDLRSHSKEDDFKVASESGFCIMLGSIWNCEFNIFCYGSILPFRKGSVTSKINPAICAWELPLEINLSGHECHCGSCLLRKEFSKDALPEWTDWQQKKEIVLGFGILSNKLAALLTEPDENGGFTLIRLTSSGKFELQRYHASWAPARNLEACPDQVLCLNRHLLYSMSDEDYKFPKNYNYLKLDYLYSYACGGLTRFLVRKLKRNFKDAHDKELSAEVHELLCEKLNACGFGQLRSCPEVTSVFNDVKLPASLHEVAWRRMWADLPMELLQLAFLSRAECHKVVGNLDHNRVALESLAVPELPQLPPFFLRKSSPHDNNDIVGPVIPFPVLLVLNKYRNGCSNFEEGEFSVETELSLKYKEVMQVAGEISVSAYGPTHLDDHAVSLAEDRDETWVGYSKPKSFLLYRLVSFNSSAADHVGEKSVYGDANYDTLISRIPEKKSTEQTESVGQEIFDDLSPVELRFDAPAKKLEPLGLKAYDLLKRQMSKWQQSFDSYKEFCSQSRFEKK; translated from the coding sequence ATGGAGCTCTCAGAAGAATGGAAATCATTCTTCCCAGTGGGTTCCTCTACAGTagctcctcttcttctctccgGTTCCCCTTCTCTCCCTTTGGGTCCTCTTCTCTTCAACCCTAACCCTAATTCGCTCTCCCTTATCTTCTCTTCCACCTCTCTGCAACCCTCTCTTCACTACACTCCATACCTCTTACCTTCACGATTCCTTCTCTCTTCCCACCCTTCTTCCATTCTCCCATCCACCGCTTCCTCCATCACCTCCCTCTTCTCCATCCAACAAAACGATGCCTCTTCCCCCTTCCTCCGCAACCGCCTCCACCTCCTCACCTACCCCCATCGCCCTTATGCCCTCATTTTATTTCCCACCGGCGACAACGACCACAAGCTCGCATTTTTCACGCTCCGCTTCGAGGACTCTCGCTTCCATACTCAGCTCGACACTAATGGCGACGTTTTTTATGCGTCTACTGGTTCCTCGCACCGTATCTTGAACATTTCTGTCAACCCTGTTACTGATTATGACGAGGCTGATGGAGTTATCGGGTATTTTTTGGCTACTACTCTGTATTCTGTTCATTGGTTCGCTGCGAGGCACAATCAAATTTTGGATAGACCTAGTGTAGTCTGTTTGGGTGATAAGATGTTTAAGACTTGCCCTGTGGCGCATGCTTGTTGGAGTCCTCATATATTGGAGGAGAGCTTGGTTTTGTTGGAGAGTGgccatttgtttttgtttgatttggAGTGTTTTGGCTTCGGTGCTGGTTTCAAGGGGACAAGGTTGAAGGTGCCTTGGAATGATTCTTCAAAGAGTAAGGTGTGGCTGAGTTGTGAGTTTAGTTGGCACCCCAGGATTTTGGTTGTTGCGCATTCGGATTCTGTTTTCTTGGTTGATTTGAGGCTGAAAGAGTGTAGTGTGAATTGTTTGATGAAGATCGAGACGCTGCGAATGTATGCTCCGGATGAGAATGAGCGGTTTCTTTCTTTGTCAAGGGCTGCTCCGGACAATTTTTACTTTGCTGTGGCTTCTACTAGTGTTttgcttctatgtgatgtgagGAAGCCTTTGGTGCCGGTTTTGCAATGGGTGCATGGGATTGAAGGGCCTAGCTTTATGTCTGTATTAAGGTTGTCTGATTTGAGATCCCACTCGAAGGAGGATGATTTTAAGGTGGCTTCTGAATCTGGGTTTTGTATTATGTTGGGATCCATTTGGAATTGTGAGTTCAATATCTTCTGCTATGGGTCTATATTACCATTTCGCAAAGGATCTGTTACTTCAAAGATTAACCCAGCCATTTGTGCTTGGGAGCTTCCACTTGAGATTAATTTGTCTGGTCATGAGTGTCACTGTGGAAGTTGTCTCTTAAGGAAAGAGTTCTCGAAGGATGCGCTTCCTGAGTGGACTGATTGGCAGCAAAAGAAAGAGATAGTTTTGGGATTTGGCATTTTAAGCAATAAACTTGCTGCATTACTCACTGAACCTGATGAAAATGGGGGTTTTACACTGATAAGGCTTACTTCATCGGGAAAGTTTGAATTGCAGAGATATCATGCCTCTTGGGCTCCGGCCAGAAACTTAGAAGCTTGCCCCGATCAAGTATTGTGTTTGAATAGACACTTACTATATTCCATGAGTGATGAGGATTACAAATTtccaaaaaattataactacTTAAAATTGGATTACCTTTACTCATATGCATGTGGTGGACTCACTCGATTCTTGGttagaaaactaaaaagaaactTTAAGGATGCTCATGACAAAGAACTTAGCGCAGAAGTGCATGAGTTATTGTGTGAGAAATTAAATGCCTGTGGATTTGGTCAATTAAGATCCTGTCCTGAAGTTACTTCTGTTTTTAATGATGTCAAGCTACCAGCAAGCTTACATGAGGTTGCTTGGAGAAGAATGTGGGCTGACTTACCTATGGAACTGTTGCAGTTGGCGTTTTTGAGTCGTGCTGAATGCCATAAAGTTGTTGGAAACCTGGATCACAATAGGGTGGCATTGGAATCTTTAGCTGTTCCCGAACTTCCTCAATTGCCTCCATTCTTTTTAAGGAAATCATCACCGCACGACAATAATGATATTGTGGGTCCAGTTATTCCTTTTCCTGTTCTTCTTGTGCTTAATAAATATCGCAATGGGTGCTCAAACTTTGAAGAAGGTGAATTTTCAGTTGAAACAGAGCTTAGCCTCAAATACAAAGAAGTTATGCAGGTGGCTGGCGAGATTTCTGTCTCAGCTTATGGGCCTACACATCTTGATGATCATGCAGTCTCCCTTGCTGAGGATAGAGACGAAACCTGGGTTGGATATTCGAAACCAAAGTCTTTTTTGTTATACCGTCTAGTTTCATTCAACTCGTCTGCAGCCGACCATGTAGGTGAAAAGTCTGTTTATGGTGACGCAAATTATGATACATTAATTTCTCGTATCCCAGAGAAGAAGTCCACTGAGCAGACTGAATCTGTTGGCCAAGAGATATTTGATGATCTTTCCCCTGTTGAATTGAGATTTGATGCTCCTGCGAAGAAGCTTGAACCTCTAGGTTTAAAGGCATATGATCTATTGAAGAGACAGATGTCTAAATGGCAACAAAGTTTTGATTCGTATAAGGAATTTTGTAGTCAATctagatttgaaaaaaaatag